The following DNA comes from Salmo trutta chromosome 15, fSalTru1.1, whole genome shotgun sequence.
cataaatgagtgagtcactcagctttatgtattTCACGGGCTAAATCACTGTGCCACCAACTTGTTAATATATAATGATATTTTGGAGGTTTTTTCGTTTTCAAAAAAATGAAAGTGagtgattgtaatctgaataaagtcCAAAACATttgtttctgtttttagagggagagaaacgctgagacaattgtgcgccgccaatAAATGGCAAaatatagccctgctaatagccataatggcgctgtacaacgtgaccgtgtgtgtttgaaagagtattttccagtaagcaactattgtcctgctaatcgggtgacaagtgtttgaaaacctgttttcaaaatgcccccagctgtccatcactactctaaataaaaacacagcatcttgtttacatcttgtttacattctttatgttaaccacaatgtcacaaataatctgtatctacctttccaattacttttagagtttgggatttacaaatgtgtgcttttcatgtcatttttcattaaatccagttcggatttaagtataacttttgagtgacgcctttagtgagaggtctaatgctttaatattttataatatctgccctccgaattcatatctaAGGGGCAATTTTcatgccattattagttacattgttttaggtTGAACGGTCAGACACTAAGAACAGCAGGAACGTTTACCTAGTCAGCGCCATTACTAGTGAAATGCCCTTTAAAGTGTTGCCAGTGGGGCGGGGTGGGGGtccaccctctcccctcccccttcctcctcttcccttcccATGGGCTAGGTCCATCTTCTCTGCGGCCCATCCCgtgccccctgccctcgtgccttgaacctggcacgctttcagtggatacagctggagaactgcaaggcaatcccattgtgtaCCACTCGGGAGACATGAACAATATGGCCAATATATATTATCCTGCTAAtgacagggttaataatatatctgtgagaatatccaattTGCTTTTATATGaatctaaattaataataataatcactttgtttaaataacaacaacaatttggagattatttaattttcaaataacgtaaaatgagtGTGGAAaatgccattcttgaacatggggtgagacattgctactaatttgtaaataaagccagtttgttatttagaattatttatttcggcttttagagggagagaaaccaaaaaacTACAGACAtttcatgggtctcccagtcaaggCCAGCACAGGTATTGAATCAGCATCTGTAACAACCCAActtgcactgctatgcagtgtcttagaccatgacaccactcaggcgctgtacaatgtgagCGGTCGGGAGTGGGCTAAAGTATtacagtaagaccaaaataatccaaacaaaataaaataataaaaatcttactgtaacaacagttttaagaAGTAATACGGAAGTCATGCACAATGaccagtttctatttaggtttatgtcgcccattcactgtcagttagagacacagtaggacccaaaagcataatcagtgctgtAACTCCTGTTTgcactggtctggagcaatgaagtactGGGTAGGTTAGAGTTGACAAATATAGTGACGCAGGGTAccatactaaaccacaaattacctctaagttcAGCAGCATAATCGtaaaacttttagtggagcaacccCTGTACCTTCTCCCTTTTTCACTTGCCTCCTAGCGTTAACTTCTTTTGAGGTATTTTCTGAACAGCTTCTCACTTCTTTGTTAATCCAGTTGTCATTTCGACCATACATCCTTTACTTTCATTTGTGGCACCGAAATTCAAAAATGACAGTTGGAACTCCACAACAGAAAATGCACGTTTGTTGTTGCTAAGCTACCAGATACAGTGCTTTTAGCTAGCGGTTTGGCGAGCcttcatgcagagagagggaATACAATACGTTATTATATGGGTTTCATATTTGTCAAACAATTGAGCATGTGCTGAAAACTCAAAAATGCACCAGAAATCATCCTTATTTTCAGAATATCATAAAGCAAATCAAGTTCTGGAAATGGACCTCAGCCAAGAGAAGCGAAGTAGAAGTCTGGAATCAATATAGCTTCATATCTTGAACGTGTTGAGAAAACACATATGTGATGTATTCAGTCAGTATTTGTCAACATGAAGAGAGAAAATAGGGTGTCACATATCTCAGGATATTGAATGAGTCCATATCCAGCCATAAGAAATGTTCATGTGTAATATTCTGAGTAATCTGTCTAAAAGACATCTGGATTCAGAACGTCAGGATATGGTGCAAATCCACAAAACTCCAAATATACATTGGGCATGGTCTGTATTCTCTAGATTATCAAAAACATGTCATTTAAAGATATCCCCTGGTATGGACCCTTTTGAACCAGTGGTTCTGACAGTCTTCAGCAGACTCATCATACTGTCTGTTCCTACGTGGTCCTAACTCTAACCTACCCAGTACCAGAATCTAACACAGTGTCTGTTGTGAAGGTAGTCGAGGTTCTTACCCAATACGATGACGACAGTCTTCAGCAGGCTCATCATGGTGTCTCTGTTCCTGCGTGGTCCAGAGCTGTGTCTGCTCATCCTCATGGTCCTCTGTCTCACGTACATAAAGATGTGAGCGTACAGCACCACCATGACCAGAAAGGTGACCAGGTTGAATATGGCCCAGAACACCAGGTAGGAGTTACAGTACAGCGGCGCCATGCTAGAACACGTGCTGACGTCACAGATACAGTTCCACCCCACCGACGGGATGGCTCCCATGACGATAGACAAGGTCCAGATGactacaatcaccaccaccacacgCCGGTTGGACATGCGCGTGTGCAGCTGCATGCGGAAAACGGTGATGTGGCGTTCGATGGCGATGGCGAGGAGGTTACACACAGACGCCGTGAGGGACGTGTCGATGAGACCCTGTCGGAGCAGCCACGTGGAGACCGTGAGGCGCCGCGTGTTCGGGCCCGTGTTGAACATCAGGTAGAAGTACGCCAGGCCGGCAAAGAAGTCCGCGGCGGCCAGGTTGGCCATCAGGTAGTAAATAGGGAAGTGGAAGCGGCGGTTGACGTATATAGCCACCATGACCAGCAAGTTAGCCAGCATGATGAAGATACATACTGTGATACCCAGCCCCATCACCAGCTTACTGACAGTATTCCACTCTGTAGCCAGGTACTTTCCACTGCGGTTGTAGAAGAAGGCAATGGACTCATTGTAGAAGCACTGTTCCTCCTCCATCTTGAAGGCTggatagggggtctggaggagaggagacaggggttaGAGAGAGTCACAGTAGGTTAGAGGGAGTCACAGTAGGTTGTTAGGGAATCTGGAGGACAGGAGACAGGGGTTAGAGGGAGTCACAGTAGGTTAGATGgaatctggaggagaggagacaggggttaGAGAGAGTCACAGTAGGTTGTTAGGGgatctagaggagaggagacaggggttaGAGGGAGTCACAGTAGGTTGTTAgggggtatggaggagaggagacaggggttaGAGGGAGTCACAATAgggtgtgttccctcaggccagtactctactaccacatatttacaatacaaaatccatatgTACGTGTGGATAGAGTCCGTGTCTTATCATACATGAAGGGAAcattttggcatttgctgtatgattgatgagaaactccatattgcaaatgtacggtcccttactagacgtccgcgaaTGTTTGTAAAATTCACGGACAGTGGcgggccgtgcaccggggccggatcttccgggaagtcatcgaacgaagtctctcggacattcggtttccgttatataaaatgttcaaattttggtcatttttcaCCTGTCCCGGAAAATACCACCAGAGGGcaaatggaatcatattgcaaatgtacaaaacatcacgaTTCATGATGTGGCCTTTTCTCCTACACGGAAAAGACTTCCAAGACaaaacttggtgagcataggtttggcataatgggcagttggccccgaacaagatggagtcgaggcctcaacgctttaagttaaggccatttttctgggattaaaggtcaaaaacgaaaatagagcgctaatttgacagcttcacgtcaaagtacatgaacctacggtgtcaggaaaaaaagaaccagacatttatctatcgtaatttaagagaaattagacaatgtacaattggtgatgttaaaaaaaaaaaaaaaaaatctccaaaaagttacagatccagttgcagtgTGTTCAGATGAATCCGTTAAGGCAAGTTTCGGAGCTCTGCAatatttctgtgattttctgtgattttctgaaataactctgtaaataagtcagttcttaacgtaaagacttaaaactcaatattctataagagcctacgccaaggaggatatgtgttcactttcagcttcctgtgtcaaccagaagtgcGTTAAAATGGTCACAGGGGCTGTTTCGAAGTGTTAAAAAGGTCaaatctttccacaacttcatatgtgtgattaggcaaccctcatgaactgtaaatcagtcatttcttccaacagatgtcaaagaaaaaactcacacacacacacacacacacacacacacacacacacacacacacacacacacacacacacacacacacacacacacacacacacacacacacacacacacagcaaggatggagtgacacagtgcggggcttaaagacacacagagcctgcaatggcattaccataatctctaggctgtgccaagttcaacgagatgccccgcttgaccgtagctcgctcggtctgagcgcagcgaccATGAAAAAAGTAGGCCTATGatgaagcctggccctaaatttcaggtgcttttgggtgacagcgggagaaccgttagggttagaagcacaattcgacctcaggaacattcctgaggtcctcccgatctgtgcaagcatcaccttgaccatgtggcattaacccttaacagtgaaaagaaggtgtttacatcaaacagtTTGTAATGACATTTCttcccataggaatacattgcctgctcccctaaattcaacctgaagcctatgtgggttatgaatgccttatgaacctgtcttcgatgaCTATCCATCAGgccactgtgaggtctacctgtgttgattctaagcttcctggagcaaccggaagtggttaaccTGTTGgatttaccctaggatagggggcgccacagcgcattttggaaaaaaatcgttcccattttcaacggcctactaatcaaagtcagaagctaagacatgcatatacttattttatatggatagaaaacaccctgaattttctaaaactgtttgaatggtgtctgtgagtataacagaactcgtatggcagtcaaaaccccgagaccgattgaaccaggaagtggaaatctgaattgtggactcgacttcacagccttacctataaatcacaacgtaaaaaaatgaaaattgagcactttccagtgcttccactagatgtccccagtctttacaaagtgttttgagggttctacggtagaaactcagtgaaagagacgatgtggcaattggtcacagtcggagggccatgagcattgtgacgttggcggccgtgtctgcccccacctttggaagttttttgaaacacaatgaaatcgtcccactcgaatctgattggctctcttgttgaaacaggccctgacgattacttgatacaacgtttgacatgtttgaacgaccctaacttaccgtaaacagtcattttgcgttagacagctgccgcccacggatcaacatttgattacagccttaggacgcgctaacaagaggaagctaatggaacataaagcatggactttttcgaccgaaaatacatttgtcatggacctgggacatcgggaagtgatttctgatgaagacaactaaaggtgagggattattggcgatattatacaatatcagatgttacgtgctattgttcacaggtggcgccgagctaggttttcgagctcaatttctgggtatcgcatcccatttgatctcaaagtgtgattaccctgtaaagttaatttaaaatctgttttgacaggtgttttcaagagatattcatctataaatcttagattgacaatataatactaattctgagtttaattgactccagaacttggcgggtaactgtatagcttgctttgatggctgagctctgtactcagaatgttgaaaaatgtgctttcgccgtaaagctatttcaaaatctgacacagcggttgcattaaggagaagtgtatctataattctttcaataactgttgtaaattttatcaacgtttatgatgagtatttctgtaaatttatGTGCTTATTCacaggaagttttgggaggcaaaacatttctgaacattacacgccaatgtaaaatggggtttttggatataaatatgaactttatcgagcaaaacatacatgtattgtggtacatgaagtcctatgagtgtcatctgatgaagatcatcaaaggttagtgattaattttagctgtatttctggtttttgtgacgcctctccttgcttggaaaatggctgtgtggtttttcttgtctaggcgctgtcctaacataatctaatgatatgctttcgccgtaaagcctttttgaaatcggacaatgtggttggattaacgaaaagtgtacctttaaaatgggatataatagttgtatgtttgagaaatttgaattatgagatttttgttgttttgaatttgccgccctgctatttcactggccagctggttggtgtgtttacggacatattgaatcaatccttatcccagtctgctgttcccacatgcttcaagagggccaccattgttcctgttaccAAGAAAGCTAGGTAACTGAGCTAAGTGACTATCAccttgtagcactcacttctgtcatcatgaagtgctttgagatacTATTCAAGGACCATAtaacctccaccctacctgacaccctagacccactcgaaTTTGCTTACCacctcaataggtccacagacgacgcaatcgcaatcacactgcacactgccctaacccatctggacaagaggaatacctatgtaagaatgctgttcatcgactacagctcagcatttaacaccatacacctccaaactcatcatttagctcgagaccctgggtctcaaccccaccctgtgcaaatgggtcctggacttcctgacgggccgcccccaggtggtgagggtaggtaacaacatctccaccccgctgatcctcaacactggggccccacaagggtgctttctcagccctctcctgtactccctgttcacccacgactgtgtggccgtttgtagtttgcagacgacactacagtggtaggcttgattaccaacaacgacgaaacgccctacagggaggaggtgagggccctcggagtgtggtgtcaggaaaatatcctcacactcaatgtcaacaaaacaaaggagatgatcgtggactcaggcagagggagcagcccctatctacatcgacgggacagtagtggagagagtggaaagttttaagttcctcggcgtacacatcattgacaaactgaaatggtccacccacacagacagtgtggtgaagaaggcgcagcagcgcctcttcaacctcaggaggctgaagaaatttggcttgtcaccaaaaacactcacaaacttttacagatgcacaatcgagagcatcctgccggGCTTTATCACCGCCtgttacggcaactgctccgcccacaaccgtaaggctctccagagggtagtgaggtctgcacaatgcatcaccgggggcaaactacctgccctccaggacacctacaccaactgatgtcacaggaaggccaaaaatatcatcaaggacaacaaccacccgagccacttcctgttcactccgctatcatccagaaggcgaggtcagtacaggtgcatcaaagcggggaccgagagactgaaaaaccgcttctatctcaaggccatcagactgttaaacagccatcactaacattgagtggctgctgccaacatactgactcaactctctagccactttaataatggaataaaaatggaattatgatgaaactggctctcatgaggaaaggaagacccagtgttacctctgctgtagaggttaagttcattagagttaactgcacctcagattgcagcctaaatgcctcacagagttcaactaacagacacatctcaacatcaaatgtttagaggagactgcgtgaatcaggccttcatggttgaattgctgaaaagaaaccactactaaaggacaccaataagtagaagagtcttgcttgggccaagaaacatgagcaatgtacattagacaattggaaatctgtcctttggtctgatgagtccaaatttttgatttttggttctaaccgccgtgtctttgtgagacgcagagtaggtgaacggatgatgtgtgacgtgtggttcccaccatgaagcgtggaggtgtgatggtgtgcgggtgctttgctggtgacactgtcagtgatatatttagaattcaaggcacacttaacaagcatgtctaccaaagcattctgcagcgatacgccatcccatctggtttgcgcttagttggactatcatttgtttttcaacagaacaatgacccaacacacctccaggctgtttaagggctatttgaccaagaaggagagtgatggagtgctgcatcagatgacctggcctccacaatcacccgacatcaacccaattgagatggtttgggatgagttggaccgcagagtgaaggtaaagcagccaacaagtgctcagcacatgtgggaactccttcaagactgtcgttaaaagcattccaggtgaaactggttgatatgatataaaaaatattttgatttgtttaacacttttttggttactgcatctGTTATTTTGTCTtaactataattctacaatgttgaaaatacacacacacacacacacactgacacacacacaaaaacatacactGACTGACACAACGGgacactgactgacacacacacagaaatacacacacacacacacacacactgactgacacacatacacacacactgactgacacactcacacacacgcacacacacactgacaaacacatgcatactaacacacacacgcataaggATACTAAcaaacacactgactgactgacgcacacacacactgactgacacacacaaacacagaaatacacaaccacacacacacacacacacacacacacacacacacacacacacacacatatatatatataagagtacaaatacatgacaaacattgcacacacactcagacactaattttttcattttagtcatttagcagacgctcatatccagagcaacttacagtagtgaatgcatacattttttttcctgtgctgccCCACcgggggaatcgaacccacaaccctggtgttgcaaacaccatgcactaccaactgagctacagggaaggctacacactcagatacacacacacacacacacacacactcagacacacacacactcacacacaaacacacacacaccgactgacacacacaccgactgacacacacactgactgacacacacacacacacacacacacactaacacacatacacacactgactgacacatatacacacacacaagagtacaaatacatgacaaacattgcacacacactcagacacacacacactcagacacacacacactcagacacacacacactcagacacacacacactcagacacacacacactcacacatacacactcagacacacacacactcacacacacacactcagacacacacacactcacacacacacactcagacacacacacacacacacacacacacacacacacagaggctccACAACATGGTGTCCCGTGCTGTCCCGGGTCAGTCCCAGTTCAACATGGTGCGTGTCCCGTGCTGTCCCGGGTCAGTCCCAGTTCAACATGGTGTCCCGTGCTGTCCCGGGTCAGTCCCAGTTCAACATGGTGTCCCGTGCTGTCCCGGGTCAGTCCCAGTTCAACATGGTGCGTGTCCCGTGCTGTCCCGGGTCAGTCCCAGGTCAGTCCCAGTTCAACGTGTGTCACAGCTCGAGAGTTGAATTGGACGATTCTCTTCTCTTCTTGCTAACACCCTGGCAGGAAGTAGTGGGacgctgagctgagctgagctgagctgtgtgtgggtgtgtgtgtctgtgtgtgtctgtgtgtgtctgtgtgtgtgtgtgtgcggttggTTGGGCATTTCATTTCTCATGCTAGAGATATGTCTACATTCCGTTCCTTACAGTGTCTCTCCAGCATGCAGTGTGACAGCAATAATTACCAAGTCCTAAGCTATGGGATAGAGTGGGGGGtggaaatggcaccctattccctaagtagtgcactataaagggaatacgtGTACGTGTAGCAACTATATAATGGGACTTGGCATAACCTAATGTTGACAGTGCTGAAAACATGACATCTGTTCTGCTTCTTTGAAAACAATGCCTTACACAACCTCTGTGTCTAAACAGCAACCTCTGTGTCTAAACAGCAACCTCTGTGTCTAAACAGCAACCTCTGGGTCTAAACAGCAACCTCTGTGAGTCTAAACAGCAACCTCTGTGAGTCTAAACAGCAACCTCTGTGAGTCAAACAGCAACCTCTGTGAGTCAAACAGCAACCTCTGGGTCTAAACAGCAACCTCTGTGGGTCTAAACAGCAACCTCTGTGGGTCTAAACAGCAACCTCTGTGGGTCTAAACAGCAACCTCTGTGGGTCTAAACAGCAACCTCTGTGGGTCTAAACAGCAACCTCTGTGGGTCTAAACAGCAACCTCTGTGAGTCAAACAGCAACCTCTGTGGGTCTAAACAGCAACCTCTCTGAGTCTAAACAGCAACCTCTCTGAGTCTAAACAGCAACCTCTGGGTCTAAACAGCAACCTCTGGGTCTAAACAGCAACCTCTGGGTCTAAACAGCAACCTCTGTGGGTCTAAACAGCAACCTCTGTGGGTCTAAACAGCAACCTCTGTGGGTTTAAACAGCAACCTCTGTGAGTCAAACAGCAACCTCTGTGGGTCTAAACAGCAACCTCTGGGTCTAAACAGCAACCTCTGTGAGTCAAACAGCAACCTCTGTGGGTTTAAACAGCAACCTCTGTGGGTTTAAGCAGCAACCTCTGTGTCTAAACAGCAACCTCTGGGTCTAAACGGCAACCTCTGGGTCTAAACGGCAACCTCTGTGAGTCTAAACGGCAACCTTTGTGGGTCTAAACAGCAACCTCTCTGGGTCTAAACAGCAACCTCTGGGTCTAAACAGCAACCTTTGTGGGTCTAAACAGCAACCTCTCTGGGTCTAAACAGCAACCTCCCTACTCAATATATAACTTTAGACCAGGGCACAAACAAATCaattcaaattgtattagtcacatgcgctgaaaacagcaggtgtagaccttacagtgaaatacttacttacgagcccctaaccaacaatgcagtttttttaaaatatggataagaatgaAATATAAGTaacaataattaaagagcagaagtaaataacagtagcgagactatatacagggggtaccacattgactctgtactggtaccccctgtatatagcctccacattgactctgtaccagtaccccctgtatatagcctccacatt
Coding sequences within:
- the LOC115149514 gene encoding lysophosphatidic acid receptor 1, translated to MEEEQCFYNESIAFFYNRSGKYLATEWNTVSKLVMGLGITVCIFIMLANLLVMVAIYVNRRFHFPIYYLMANLAAADFFAGLAYFYLMFNTGPNTRRLTVSTWLLRQGLIDTSLTASVCNLLAIAIERHITVFRMQLHTRMSNRRVVVVIVVIWTLSIVMGAIPSVGWNCICDVSTCSSMAPLYCNSYLVFWAIFNLVTFLVMVVLYAHIFMYVRQRTMRMSRHSSGPRRNRDTMMSLLKTVVIVLGAFIVCWTPGLVLLLLDVFCANCNVLDFEKFFLLLAEFNSAMNPIIYSYRDKEMSATFKQILCCQRQENVNGTAAEGSDRSASSINHTVLSGGKQNNDHSVV